The Dermacentor albipictus isolate Rhodes 1998 colony chromosome 2, USDA_Dalb.pri_finalv2, whole genome shotgun sequence genome has a segment encoding these proteins:
- the LOC139056048 gene encoding uncharacterized protein, translated as MARGSGDMPELAKCRNVSLLLDALELRGDNEDVRRFFLQPSRERMELLRWVLISTDPSGASKGYLTLPTEEDELCQCLMNVLMQLKCLPEDKCEEFVRGTYDSEEQLQLWILLLKTAEWAQDKH; from the exons atggccagagGATCTGGAGACATGCCCGAACTCGCCAAGTGCCGCAACGTGTCGCTTTTGCTGGACGCGTTGGAGCTGCGCGGCGACAACGAGGACGTCAGGCGCTTCTTCCTCCAGCCGAGCCGTGAGCGCATGGAACTGCTGCGCTGGGTCCTCATCAGCACGGATCCATCCGGGGCTAGTAAAGGCTACCTCACCCTTCCCACAGAGGAAGACGAGTTGTGCCAGTGCCTCATGAATGTGCTAATGCAACTCAAGTGTCTGCCAGAAGATAA GTGCGAGGAGTTTGTTCGTGGAACCTATGACAGCGAGGAGCAGCTTCAATTGTGGATTCTGCTTCTCAAGACAGCAGAATGGGCACAAGACAAGCATTGA